A window from Telopea speciosissima isolate NSW1024214 ecotype Mountain lineage chromosome 8, Tspe_v1, whole genome shotgun sequence encodes these proteins:
- the LOC122671385 gene encoding 3-phosphoinositide-dependent protein kinase 2-like isoform X3, protein MLALVVGEGGRAAAETTMEKDFDSKLRLQNSNSSVQRSKSFAFRAPQENFTIQDFELGKIYGVGSYSKVVRAKKKDTGNVYALKIMDKKFITKENKTSYVKLERIVLDQLDHSGIVRLFFTFQDTFSLYMALESCEGGELFDQITRKGHLSEDEARFYAAEVVDALEYIHGVGLIHRDIKPENLLLTAEGHIKIADFGSVKPMQDSRITVLPNASSDDKACTFVGTAAYVPPEVLNSSPATFGNDLWALGCTIYQMLSGTSPFKDASEWLIFQRIIARDIRFPDYFSVEAKDLIDRLMDINPSKRPGAGSDGYAALKMHPFFRGIDWENLRNQTPPKLALESNV, encoded by the exons ATGTTGGCATTGGTTGTTGGTGAAGGTGGCAGAGCAGCAGCTGAAACAACAATGGAGAAGGATTTCGACTCCAAGCTTCGTCTTCAGAACTCTAACTCTTCCGTTCAGCGATCTAAGAGCTTCGCGTTTAGGGCCCCTCAAGAGAATTTTACCATCCAAGACTTCGAATTGGGAAAGATCTATGGCGTCGGTTCTTATTCCAAg GTTGTTAGGGCAAAGAAGAAGGACACAGGAAATGTATATGCTTTGAAGATTATGGACAAAAAATTCAtcacaaaagaaaataagacaTCATATGTGAAGCTGGAACGTATTGTTCTTGATCAGTTAGACCATTCTGGCATTGTCCGGCTATTCTTTACATTTCAAGACACCTTTTCTCTGT ATATGGCGCTTGAATCTTGTGAAGGTGGAGAACTTTTTGATCAAATAACCAGG AAAGGTCATCTGTCAGAGGATGAAGCTCGCTTTTATGCAGCAGAAGTTGTGGACGCTCTTGAGTACATACATGGTGTGGGATTGATCCATCGAGACATTAAG CCAGAGAACTTGCTACTTACTGCAGAAGGACATATTAAAATTGCAGATTTTGGTAGTGTAAAGCCTATGCAAGATAGCCGAATTACTGTCCTTCCAAATGCATCATCGG ATGATAAGGCTTGCACCTTTGTGGGAACAGCTGCATATGTCCCACCTGAAGTACTTAATTCTTCCCCAGCAACTTTTGG AAATGATCTTTGGGCTCTCGGATGCACTATATATCAGATGCTTTCAGGAACTTCTCCATTCAAAGATGCTAGTGAATGGCTTATTTTTCAAAGAATTATAGCCAGAGATATTAGATTTCCAGACTACTTCTCTGTAGAAGCTAAAGATCTTATTGATAGATTAATG GATATAAATCCAAGCAAAAGACCAGGGGCTGGATCTGATGGCTACGCTGCACTCAAGATGCATCCATTTTTCAGGGGAATCGACTGGGAAAATTTAAGAAACCAGACTCCTCCAAAACTTGCTTTGGAGTCTAACGTATGA
- the LOC122672612 gene encoding putative homeobox-leucine zipper protein ATHB-51 → MTMFHFQVGHGILSLSLSLSLCLSLNVYLTLCFDLVGAEEVKFGSEADQLRSERQSSEKRSCDDKKTNMERNKKRLRNDQIEMLERSFQEEIKLEPERKMKLAMELGLQPRQVAVWFQNRRARWKTKQLQHVYDALKLDYESISREKQKLQEEVIRLKARLAAAMKQGSTGYTEIFPEERVESTATVICNSSNINNNNTNKSADGIVAEVAETRRTNIYPDHHEIEECNHLFNVDDYNLALPPYWAVLPDYP, encoded by the exons ATGACTATGTTCCATTTCCAGGTGGGTCATggaattctctctctttctctctctctctctctctgtctgtctcTCAATGTGTATCTAACTTTGTGTTTTGATCTGGTAGGAGCAGAGGAAGTGAAGTTTGGTTCAGAAGCAGATCAGTTGAGGTCGGAAAGGCAGTCGAGTGAGAAGAGGAGTTGTGATGATAAGAAGACAAACATGGAGAGGAATAAGAAAAGGTTGAGGAATGATCAGATAGAGATGTTAGAGAGAAGTTTCCAGGAAGAGATAAAGCTGGAACCTGAGAGGAAGATGAAGTTGGCAATGGAGCTTGGGCTTCAGCCTCGTCAGGTTGCTGTTTGGTTCCAAAACAGGCGTGCCAGGTGGAAGACAAAGCAGCTACAGCACGTCTATGATGCCCTTAAGCTCGACTATGAATCCATCTCTAGAGAAAAGCAGAAACTCCAAGaagag GTTATAAGACTGAAAGCTAGGTTAGCAGCAGCAATGAAGCAAGGCTCCACAGGTTATACAGAAATCTTCCCTGAAGAAAGAGTGGAGAGTACAGCAACTGTGATTTGCAATTCCAgcaacatcaacaacaacaacactaaTAAGTCAGCTGATGGCATAGTAGCAGAAGTAGCTGAAACAAGAAGAACAAATATTTACCCAGACCATCATGAGATAGAAGAGTGCAACCATCTCTTCAATGTAGATGATTACAATCTAGCTTTGCCACCTTACTGGGCTGTATTGCCTGATTATCCTTAA
- the LOC122671385 gene encoding 3-phosphoinositide-dependent protein kinase 2-like isoform X1 yields MLALVVGEGGRAAAETTMEKDFDSKLRLQNSNSSVQRSKSFAFRAPQENFTIQDFELGKIYGVGSYSKVVRAKKKDTGNVYALKIMDKKFITKENKTSYVKLERIVLDQLDHSGIVRLFFTFQDTFSLYMALESCEGGELFDQITRKGHLSEDEARFYAAEVVDALEYIHGVGLIHRDIKPENLLLTAEGHIKIADFGSVKPMQDSRITVLPNASSDDKACTFVGTAAYVPPEVLNSSPATFGNDLWALGCTIYQMLSGTSPFKDASEWLIFQRIIARDIRFPDYFSVEAKDLIDRLMDINPSKRPGAGSDGYAALKMHPFFRGIDWENLRNQTPPKLALESNTAEADDVQESSWNSSHVGDGSMRAIEGTGGATSSSEATSHVTRLASIDSFDSRWQQFLDPGESVIMISMVKKIRKLTNKKVQLILTDKPKLIYVDPSKMTVKGVKGNIIWSDNPNDLSIQVSSASNFKICTPKKVMSFDDAKQRAYQWKKAIEGLQNR; encoded by the exons ATGTTGGCATTGGTTGTTGGTGAAGGTGGCAGAGCAGCAGCTGAAACAACAATGGAGAAGGATTTCGACTCCAAGCTTCGTCTTCAGAACTCTAACTCTTCCGTTCAGCGATCTAAGAGCTTCGCGTTTAGGGCCCCTCAAGAGAATTTTACCATCCAAGACTTCGAATTGGGAAAGATCTATGGCGTCGGTTCTTATTCCAAg GTTGTTAGGGCAAAGAAGAAGGACACAGGAAATGTATATGCTTTGAAGATTATGGACAAAAAATTCAtcacaaaagaaaataagacaTCATATGTGAAGCTGGAACGTATTGTTCTTGATCAGTTAGACCATTCTGGCATTGTCCGGCTATTCTTTACATTTCAAGACACCTTTTCTCTGT ATATGGCGCTTGAATCTTGTGAAGGTGGAGAACTTTTTGATCAAATAACCAGG AAAGGTCATCTGTCAGAGGATGAAGCTCGCTTTTATGCAGCAGAAGTTGTGGACGCTCTTGAGTACATACATGGTGTGGGATTGATCCATCGAGACATTAAG CCAGAGAACTTGCTACTTACTGCAGAAGGACATATTAAAATTGCAGATTTTGGTAGTGTAAAGCCTATGCAAGATAGCCGAATTACTGTCCTTCCAAATGCATCATCGG ATGATAAGGCTTGCACCTTTGTGGGAACAGCTGCATATGTCCCACCTGAAGTACTTAATTCTTCCCCAGCAACTTTTGG AAATGATCTTTGGGCTCTCGGATGCACTATATATCAGATGCTTTCAGGAACTTCTCCATTCAAAGATGCTAGTGAATGGCTTATTTTTCAAAGAATTATAGCCAGAGATATTAGATTTCCAGACTACTTCTCTGTAGAAGCTAAAGATCTTATTGATAGATTAATG GATATAAATCCAAGCAAAAGACCAGGGGCTGGATCTGATGGCTACGCTGCACTCAAGATGCATCCATTTTTCAGGGGAATCGACTGGGAAAATTTAAGAAACCAGACTCCTCCAAAACTTGCTTTGGAGTCTAAC ACTGCTGAGGCTGATGATGTTCAGGAATCTTCGTGGAACTCTTCGCATGTTGGGGATGGTTCAATGAGAGCTATCGAGGGGACTGGTGGAGCAACGTCGTCTTCTGAAGCAACTAGTCATGTGACCAGACTTGCTTCCATTGACTCCTTTGATTCCAGATG GCAGCAGTTTCTGGATCCTGGGGAGTCTGTTATTATGATTTCAATGGTGAAGAAAATACGAAAGCTAACAAACAAGAAGGTGCAGCTTATCCTCACTGACAAACCAAAATTGATTTATGTGGATCCTTCAAAGATGACAGTAAAAGGGGTCAAAGGGAACATAATATGGTCCGATAACCCCAATGACCTCAGCATCCAAGTATCAAGTGCTTCAAACTTCAAGATTTGTACA CCAAAGAAGGTGATGTCATTTGACGATGCAAAACAAAGAGCTTATCAATGGAAGAAAGCAATTGAGGGACTTCAGAACCGGTAA
- the LOC122671385 gene encoding 3-phosphoinositide-dependent protein kinase 2-like isoform X2 has protein sequence MLALVVGEGGRAAAETTMEKDFDSKLRLQNSNSSVQRSKSFAFRAPQENFTIQDFELGKIYGVGSYSKVVRAKKKDTGNVYALKIMDKKFITKENKTSYVKLERIVLDQLDHSGIVRLFFTFQDTFSLYMALESCEGGELFDQITRKGHLSEDEARFYAAEVVDALEYIHGVGLIHRDIKPENLLLTAEGHIKIADFGSVKPMQDSRITVLPNASSDDKACTFVGTAAYVPPEVLNSSPATFGNDLWALGCTIYQMLSGTSPFKDASEWLIFQRIIARDIRFPDYFSVEAKDLIDRLMDINPSKRPGAGSDGYAALKMHPFFRGIDWENLRNQTPPKLALESNESSWNSSHVGDGSMRAIEGTGGATSSSEATSHVTRLASIDSFDSRWQQFLDPGESVIMISMVKKIRKLTNKKVQLILTDKPKLIYVDPSKMTVKGVKGNIIWSDNPNDLSIQVSSASNFKICTPKKVMSFDDAKQRAYQWKKAIEGLQNR, from the exons ATGTTGGCATTGGTTGTTGGTGAAGGTGGCAGAGCAGCAGCTGAAACAACAATGGAGAAGGATTTCGACTCCAAGCTTCGTCTTCAGAACTCTAACTCTTCCGTTCAGCGATCTAAGAGCTTCGCGTTTAGGGCCCCTCAAGAGAATTTTACCATCCAAGACTTCGAATTGGGAAAGATCTATGGCGTCGGTTCTTATTCCAAg GTTGTTAGGGCAAAGAAGAAGGACACAGGAAATGTATATGCTTTGAAGATTATGGACAAAAAATTCAtcacaaaagaaaataagacaTCATATGTGAAGCTGGAACGTATTGTTCTTGATCAGTTAGACCATTCTGGCATTGTCCGGCTATTCTTTACATTTCAAGACACCTTTTCTCTGT ATATGGCGCTTGAATCTTGTGAAGGTGGAGAACTTTTTGATCAAATAACCAGG AAAGGTCATCTGTCAGAGGATGAAGCTCGCTTTTATGCAGCAGAAGTTGTGGACGCTCTTGAGTACATACATGGTGTGGGATTGATCCATCGAGACATTAAG CCAGAGAACTTGCTACTTACTGCAGAAGGACATATTAAAATTGCAGATTTTGGTAGTGTAAAGCCTATGCAAGATAGCCGAATTACTGTCCTTCCAAATGCATCATCGG ATGATAAGGCTTGCACCTTTGTGGGAACAGCTGCATATGTCCCACCTGAAGTACTTAATTCTTCCCCAGCAACTTTTGG AAATGATCTTTGGGCTCTCGGATGCACTATATATCAGATGCTTTCAGGAACTTCTCCATTCAAAGATGCTAGTGAATGGCTTATTTTTCAAAGAATTATAGCCAGAGATATTAGATTTCCAGACTACTTCTCTGTAGAAGCTAAAGATCTTATTGATAGATTAATG GATATAAATCCAAGCAAAAGACCAGGGGCTGGATCTGATGGCTACGCTGCACTCAAGATGCATCCATTTTTCAGGGGAATCGACTGGGAAAATTTAAGAAACCAGACTCCTCCAAAACTTGCTTTGGAGTCTAAC GAATCTTCGTGGAACTCTTCGCATGTTGGGGATGGTTCAATGAGAGCTATCGAGGGGACTGGTGGAGCAACGTCGTCTTCTGAAGCAACTAGTCATGTGACCAGACTTGCTTCCATTGACTCCTTTGATTCCAGATG GCAGCAGTTTCTGGATCCTGGGGAGTCTGTTATTATGATTTCAATGGTGAAGAAAATACGAAAGCTAACAAACAAGAAGGTGCAGCTTATCCTCACTGACAAACCAAAATTGATTTATGTGGATCCTTCAAAGATGACAGTAAAAGGGGTCAAAGGGAACATAATATGGTCCGATAACCCCAATGACCTCAGCATCCAAGTATCAAGTGCTTCAAACTTCAAGATTTGTACA CCAAAGAAGGTGATGTCATTTGACGATGCAAAACAAAGAGCTTATCAATGGAAGAAAGCAATTGAGGGACTTCAGAACCGGTAA